From Ignisphaera aggregans DSM 17230, the proteins below share one genomic window:
- a CDS encoding hypothetical protein (KEGG: dka:DKAM_0886 hypothetical protein~SPTR: B8D531 Putative uncharacterized protein): MTERGYTSMYSYKYKFFTFSIITIILISSVIAMWSETLRVNVSVSMGDVDWKFQNAEWLDSCDHTNGKDWNIIPPSDEPEQMDKNVGCTSASITEDGHKLDITLNNVYPWYYTEVSVSIANTGTIPIKVWKLTINGYEHSPTSGYEYLDVNGDGKPDLLVIWEGPEYCEQLHPGYDTDLTIKIIVLQDAPEGSTLSFGVSLVAVQWNELICPTPTPTPTPSPSPTPNPTPTPTTTTTPPTTTTPPTYKPTINNDNFTVGNRCKLDGWTIGFDNKWKSKTKWDAAKDDKGKDPALDGCAAKFDGELKGEDTTDAFAWLYQSFTVSESTSFNVVIRYKVDQVADSGASVTLRFGVWDGSNWVCMGSQTIVYGRGPSGGIPYRNYSVPCSLSLGSYQLRFEIENDKSNNFVVLVDYFSIDP; the protein is encoded by the coding sequence ATGACTGAGAGAGGTTATACATCAATGTACTCCTATAAATATAAATTTTTCACTTTTTCCATAATAACAATAATATTGATATCCTCTGTCATTGCTATGTGGAGTGAAACACTAAGGGTCAACGTCTCAGTATCTATGGGTGATGTTGATTGGAAATTCCAGAATGCAGAATGGCTTGATTCTTGTGATCACACCAATGGTAAAGACTGGAATATAATTCCACCTTCAGATGAGCCGGAGCAGATGGATAAAAATGTTGGCTGTACTTCAGCATCAATAACTGAAGATGGTCATAAGCTAGATATTACTCTAAACAATGTTTATCCATGGTACTATACAGAGGTTAGCGTATCTATAGCTAATACTGGGACCATACCTATAAAGGTCTGGAAACTAACTATAAATGGATATGAACATTCCCCTACTAGTGGATATGAATATCTTGATGTAAATGGTGATGGAAAACCAGATCTATTGGTGATATGGGAAGGCCCAGAGTACTGTGAACAGCTACACCCAGGTTATGATACAGATCTAACAATTAAGATAATAGTACTTCAAGATGCTCCAGAAGGATCAACATTATCATTTGGTGTAAGTCTAGTAGCAGTACAGTGGAACGAATTAATTTGTCCAACACCTACACCAACGCCTACTCCTAGCCCATCTCCAACACCTAATCCTACACCAACACCAACAACTACAACTACGCCGCCAACAACCACCACACCACCAACATACAAGCCAACCATAAACAACGATAACTTCACGGTTGGAAATAGGTGTAAGCTTGATGGTTGGACTATAGGTTTTGACAATAAATGGAAGAGTAAAACAAAATGGGATGCTGCTAAGGATGATAAGGGGAAGGATCCAGCTCTAGATGGTTGTGCTGCTAAGTTTGATGGCGAGCTTAAAGGTGAAGATACTACTGATGCGTTTGCTTGGCTTTATCAAAGCTTTACAGTTAGTGAGAGTACTTCATTTAATGTAGTGATAAGGTATAAGGTTGATCAGGTGGCTGATAGTGGTGCTAGTGTGACTCTGAGGTTTGGTGTGTGGGATGGTAGTAACTGGGTGTGTATGGGTAGTCAAACAATAGTTTATGGTAGAGGTCCTAGTGGTGGTATACCCTATAGAAATTATAGCGTACCTTGTAGTTTATCGCTGGGAAGTTATCAGCTGAGGTTTGAGATAGAGAATGATAAGTCTAATAACTTTGTTGTACTTGTAGATTACTTTTCGATAGATCCTTAA
- a CDS encoding peptidase S26B, signal peptidase (InterPro IPR001733:IPR019759~KEGG: dka:DKAM_0885 signal peptidase type I~PFAM: Peptidase S24/S26A/S26B, conserved region~SPTR: B8D530 Signal peptidase type I~TIGRFAM: peptidase S26B, signal peptidase~PFAM: Peptidase S24-like~TIGRFAM: signal peptidase I, archaeal type) translates to MYRYSRVLLSIALILVIYLYPLFIVPRGLIAYVLPFSLSLIVFGLLYSNRFKIYEPKVFGLIVFFFLIRIANDIVLGIVRGFGRNPLAIEFSGILFGLLRVIPIALAIECFRAVVLDRFGRSFYWILSISLFLSLLENPYTKYLSLLSSGYREIVNFIFIDLLPIYTKHIFLSILYISSGIVSTITFSSIDKIYLYSVPILPNIPLSISSAINILLIAIYLILIYIAIYEYDVYEYYLRKFLRRRHIIARVLMVSIAIIIYLRIANIGLYIVSSGSMSPTMNIGDIAITLPIKDIERNNIIAFLSPNGEIVMHRVIDIIPLGNGSIRYITKGDANRDIDPFIVTENNVIGKTIFVIPYIGIPILYMDIVFVDKINFLSTLFFFLTIYMGRRIFKVL, encoded by the coding sequence ATGTATAGATATTCAAGGGTTTTACTCTCTATAGCTCTAATCCTAGTTATCTATCTATATCCTCTATTTATAGTGCCTCGAGGGCTCATAGCATATGTTCTACCATTTTCACTTTCATTAATAGTATTTGGACTTCTTTATAGCAATAGATTTAAGATTTATGAGCCAAAGGTGTTTGGGTTAATAGTGTTTTTCTTCTTGATTAGAATTGCTAATGATATTGTTCTAGGTATTGTAAGGGGTTTTGGTCGTAATCCTCTAGCTATAGAGTTTAGTGGTATTTTATTTGGTCTTCTTAGGGTTATACCAATAGCTCTTGCTATTGAGTGTTTTAGAGCTGTTGTTCTTGATAGATTTGGGAGGAGTTTCTATTGGATATTATCTATATCTCTATTTCTATCTCTTTTAGAGAATCCGTATACCAAATATTTATCGCTTTTATCATCTGGGTATAGAGAGATTGTGAACTTTATTTTCATAGATTTATTACCTATATATACTAAACATATATTCTTGTCAATCCTATATATATCTAGTGGTATAGTATCAACAATAACATTTTCATCTATAGATAAAATATATCTATACTCAGTACCCATACTACCAAACATACCTCTAAGCATATCGTCAGCTATAAACATACTGCTTATAGCTATATACCTAATACTTATATATATAGCTATATATGAATACGATGTATATGAGTACTATCTTAGAAAATTTCTTAGGAGGAGACATATAATTGCTAGAGTGTTAATGGTATCTATAGCTATAATAATATATCTAAGGATAGCAAATATAGGTCTATACATAGTTTCTAGTGGAAGTATGTCTCCAACAATGAATATTGGTGATATAGCTATTACACTACCTATAAAAGATATAGAGAGAAATAATATAATAGCATTTCTATCACCAAATGGAGAAATTGTTATGCATAGAGTTATAGATATTATTCCATTGGGCAATGGAAGTATTAGATATATTACAAAGGGTGATGCAAATAGAGATATAGATCCATTTATAGTTACAGAAAATAATGTTATTGGTAAAACAATATTTGTTATTCCATATATTGGTATTCCTATTCTATACATGGATATAGTATTTGTCGATAAGATAAACTTTTTATCTACACTATTCTTTTTCCTAACTATATATATGGGGAGAAGGATTTTCAAGGTGTTATAA
- a CDS encoding conserved hypothetical protein (KEGG: dka:DKAM_0886 hypothetical protein~SPTR: B8D531 Putative uncharacterized protein) produces the protein MNRRLISFSLILLTLLTVATLAMWSETLRVNVAVGTGEVDWEIVSGPTTWLDACGLQPGYGYFRGNDWNASYLPEPGADQLDKDVGCTDVTLIDSDGDGDYDTMRVTLYNVYPWYYTHIAFKVHNDGTIPIKIWRIIIDNQEFYELNAQPLKEGLYLDLTGDGKSDVLIWWGDNFGVQLHPCQSADISLDITVLQDAPQGSTLSFTVSFEAIQWNEYYVPS, from the coding sequence ATGAATAGAAGATTAATATCTTTTTCACTCATACTACTTACACTATTAACAGTTGCTACTCTTGCTATGTGGAGTGAAACACTAAGAGTTAATGTAGCTGTTGGTACTGGTGAGGTTGACTGGGAAATCGTTTCAGGACCGACAACATGGCTTGATGCTTGCGGTCTTCAACCTGGCTATGGATATTTCAGGGGAAATGATTGGAATGCATCCTACTTGCCAGAGCCGGGAGCAGATCAGCTTGATAAGGATGTTGGTTGTACAGATGTAACACTAATTGATAGTGATGGTGATGGAGATTACGATACTATGAGGGTAACACTCTATAATGTTTATCCATGGTACTATACACATATAGCATTTAAGGTTCACAATGATGGTACTATACCTATAAAGATATGGAGAATAATAATTGATAACCAAGAATTCTATGAACTAAATGCACAACCACTGAAGGAGGGATTATATCTGGATCTTACAGGCGATGGAAAATCTGATGTATTGATATGGTGGGGAGATAACTTTGGTGTTCAGCTACATCCATGTCAAAGTGCTGATATAAGCTTAGATATCACTGTATTGCAGGATGCTCCGCAAGGATCAACACTTAGTTTCACTGTAAGTTTCGAGGCTATTCAGTGGAATGAGTACTACGTACCTAGTTAA